In the Parus major isolate Abel chromosome 7, Parus_major1.1, whole genome shotgun sequence genome, TGCTCTGCTATAAAATTCAGGATGTTAGCTGAGGCCTGACTCAGGGGTACCAAttgaacaattattttttttattgtatatgAGTTGGGTTTTTGCTGCAATGAAGCTATCTAAGCCTTGATTAGCTCAGGTAGAGGTTAGGACCTAAAACCTGCTTTGTGTGAAGAAGCcgtttattttctctgaaaacaccTTAAAGGTAGAGCACACACCATCATCAGCCTGATCAAAGCTGCAGCACAGTTCCAGATCTGAACAATGACTTTGGTTTAACAGAGGTAGCAATTGTGCAAATCTGTAAATGTTGTAAATGGCTTTACAGTGAAAGTTCGATCAACAAGGAGCCAAAACTTGGGCAGTTTAAAAGATGgttcattttaacatttcagaaagtaTCACGTTAGTGGAAATCCAAGGCCCTGGGGCTAGAATTGAGAAGTGACTCTCAGATTCCTTTCCCCATATGGTGAACACACACAATTATTGCTAGTTCCCTGTTCTGCAGCTCCGTGCTGGTATGTGGCTCACTTCTGATTAGCAGGATAAATTGACCTTGCAGCAGGGATTTGATTTGTGTTCCCACCTCCAGAAAAGCAGGTTGCTTTTGCCATCCCACCTTTTTTTCAGGCAGATTGGGTACAGAACAGCATTTTCCCAGTTCTGACAGAAGCACTGGGGAAGAATGAGCTACAGCTCCGACAGCCGCTTGTTGTTGCTACTCCATAATTAGTATTGTTTGAACTAGTTGGCATTTCTCCTGGAACAGATTTCACACTCCCTGAATGAGGTTAATTCATTAGTTACATTTGTTTCAAAGCCTCTTGAGCAATCTAATCACTCTGTAATAGTAACTGACTGACCCAAATATTACCCagtaaaataacagaatttCATCCCAATTTGTTAGGAGAACAAGCTTAAcctatttcagtttttatattCACTGAAAAGTATGGTGAAGATAATTCAGGAAAACCTGATGTTTCCGTATCTGTTTTGCATATGGGTTTGATTTCAGTCTTTATAGCAATATGAGTATTAGTAGGCACAAAGATGCATCTTTAACGTCTCCTGCATCTTCTGGGTTTTTCCAGGCACTCCCTGCCTATTAAACAAAACACTGCTCACACCAACAGCAATGCCAGGAACAGCCAGCCTTTAAGATTGTTAACAGACACAGAAACAGTCCCAGTCAAGCGAAATGCTGCTTACAACCATCAGCTAATGTTTCTCTTAGAACTTCTCCTGGATGGAGCAGGAGTCCTTATGTTCTCAGTTTTTTCAGTTAATCCCTTTCCTGTTAGGTCTACAAACAAGTACCTGTGTCAAGCTGTCTGTGATGTTTAATTTATGTTAAATTCAGGCACAGATCAGAATAGGATGCCTTAACACTTTTCAAACTTTTCCCCCCTCCAATCAACATTTCAGCTACTGGATTAGTAACTAAAAGCTAGTGCTGCCTAATTCCCATTtcagcagccaggaaagctCCTCCACATCCCAACAAAGCATTAGGGGAAGGTACAGGCAGGGTTGAAATGAAATTCCATGAGAGTTTTCCATTTCCAAGACCTGTGCTTAAACATCACCTTAATGTCTCGTGAACCCTGCCTGCAACATCTCTGTGGAACTTTGGTGTAGTCATATTTCCATTAAGGTGTACATGGCAGGCTCAGTTCCAAAAGCAAAATGTCATTGGCCCTATGCCTTGAGTCCAAATGCATCAATTGTGACTCCCCAAAATTCTTTCCCACACTTTCTGTAGTGTTTGGTGGACAGAGTGGGAATAGCACAAAGTGGGTAAGCCCTGTCATGTGACAGGAGATAGAACTGTTTGAGATGGTGATTCAGTGCTCCTTTCCAGTTACTGATACCTCCAGAAATAAGGCACCAAGAGCAGGAGGAAACCATCCAGACTGGCTTTCTGTAGGCAGGGCAGTGAGTGGATTTGCCagatggggaggaggaggaagccaGCACAGATGGAACTTTGTTAGAGACCTAAGCACAGAACCAGCTGCGTGGGAGAGCGGTGGGAAGCTTCACCCCTGGCAAGCTTTCACCctcagaaaggaaaaccagTGCCAGAAGGGTAGCCCACACTGGGACCACTCTGTCTGCTTTACTTACAGCCCATCAGCCCCTCCACGCCTGTAAAATTGTCTGATCCCCAGATGAGCACGTTCATCTTGCCTTTGACAAAACCAGACCCCAAAAAGCTGTGAAGTGCCCATGTTACCCCTGCCCCCAgaccaaagaaaaacaaagctaaatACCTTACTGCTCACCGCAGAGCTGCCCAAGTCATTCTCTGCCAGCTCACATTAAAGCTGGTGGAACACTGCAGATGCCAGACCCTCCAGAACAGAGTTTGAGAGCCAAGAGAGGAATCCAGCATCTCTCTGTGCACCACTAGCAGCATTTCAGGCCAATCTCAGCTGCAAGCACAAGCAAAATACCACTTATCGTTAAGGTCTTCTTAAATGAGAGATCTGTGTAAGCTGAAACAGTAGCTTATATTTTGTTGTGATTTTACAAAGCCtacacaaaattaattctgtagTAAAAAAATCAGGGTAGCAAAGGCTTCATGGGAGGACTACAGATGAAAATATTACTAAAAGGCTTTACATTAACATAGGGTTTTAACGCTTCAATTATTTGCGTGCAGTAGTTGCATTCATTTACAGCTACATTTACTCTGGGAGTTGTTTTCCATGAATTTTAGAGCTGGAAGAACACAAAGCATATGGCAGCAGTGGAAACAACCAGCCCCACACACAGCAGAGGCTGTTGCCTGACTCTTggctctgctgcttgttttggcattttctgAAACACAAGTAATGTGAGGTAGTGCCTCTGCTCCAGATCAGGatagagggaggaaaagggagaattATTGCTTTCATTCAGATTTCTACATGCATTTAGCTTATTCAAACAGTTTAAggtaaatgaaagcaaaattcctCTTACATTTAACAAATTTTTATCAGCATCATTAATGTCCTGCGTGGCACTCTCTAGTAGAAATAGGGACTGTATTCTTCctgccttttaaatttttttctttatgcactcaagaatttcctcctagaattagaaaataaaaaagagaaagctcaTAAAACTGATACCAATTCCTGCTgagaaagaagagggaagaagatACAGGTGATCTATGACCGTATCCCCGTAAACTGTTCAAACGAGCAGAAGACAATTCCTGCAGCAGACAACCAGTGCTGAGGAAGCTTCAGTCCCAGCAGCATCCAAAACCTCAATCTCATATCACAGCTTGAATTGTCACCTCTATAGTTTTTACGGTTTTTTTAGTTTCATCACATCAAGagtggtttgagttggaagggacttaaaGCTCACCTCATTTCATCCCTAGGCCAGAGCTCTACAGCCAAATAAAGacattttggggggaaaagtATCAAAATTACTCTATTTCTGTGGTATGTATCAGTAGAATGGATGGATAGAGTTTTCCTGAGGCTATTCTATACCATGTTGTCCTTATGCTGTTTCCTATATCAAAGTTTGCTCCACGTTTCACAGCTTTGGAGCTTAAAGCCATAGAATATTGATCCTAAAAATGGATTAATCAAGGTCAGTGGCTGACAGTGCACAGCTGGCTTACAACCGATATTGTAAATAACCCCGTTTATGCAATGCCAACAGTGTTTCATTACTCCACGAGATAAGTATTTCTGACATGTCATATAATTATGGGATGGTTTcagctggaaggaaccttaaggatcatcccattccaccccctgccatggcagggacaccttccagtatcccaggttgctccaagccctgtccaacctggcctggaacacttccagggatggggctgccaTTCCAAGCGTGAATGGCGCACTTTGGGCACAAATCCACTTTCATCACCCTCAGGGCTCCAGCCGCGGAGGGCCGCGGGGGTCGGACTCACGGTGAGGGGCTTCGTCCTTCCCTGCGGAGTGAGCGCTGCCGAGCGTTCGTGGGGCGAGCCCCGCgtccccagagcagagcagagcggAGCGGGGGCGAGGGGCGGCTCCGGTGTCTGAGGGGACGCGGAGCGACACAACCCCGACCCTCCCTCAACGCCTCCCTTCGGGACTACATTTCCCAGCGTGCCCAGGGGTGGGGCAGTGCGGGGCCTGCGCGCTGACGTCATCCGGAGGGGCGTGGCCTGCGCCAGCGTGAAGCGGGGCAAGCGGAGAAGGACGCGGGGCGAGCGCGAGGGAGGGCGCGAGGCCCCGGCCATTGGCTGCCGCGGGGGCGCGCGCGCGTGCGGGGGGGGGCCCCCAACCATTGGCTGAACGTCTGTGTGCGCGCGCCGGTGCTgggggggcggcggcggcggcaggaCCGGGGCCGGGAGTCGTGAGGGGCTGAAGAGGCGGCGGGACCGCGACCGGGAGTGCGggtccttcctccctccctccctccatggGGCCGGGGGCGGCCTTGCCCCGCCCCGCTGCCGCCGTCGTGAAGTGACAGCGCGCTGCGAGGCCAAGGCGCTGCTGCCGGCCCGGCACGGGGCGGGGGGGGTGTCCGGTGAgtgaggcggcggcggcggcccgggcttgcccccgccgccgcccggggGTCTCAGCGTGAAGGGGCCGGAGCGGAGCGGCCGCGCCATGAActaccagcagcagctggcgAACTCGGCAGCCATCCGGGCCGAGATCCAGCGCTTCGAGTCGGTGCACCCCAACATCTACTCCATCTACGAGCTGCTGGAGCGTGTGGAGGAGCCCGTGCTGCAGAACCAGATCCGCGAGCATGTCATCGCCATCGAAGGTGAGACGACGGCCCCGGCGCGGTGGGGAGAGGGAGCGAGCGGCGGAGGGTGTCCCAAAACCTCCCCCAGCCCATGGCCCTGTGCTTCCCTAAAAAAACTCTCCCAGCTCATGGCCTTGTGCTCCCCTCAAAGCCTCCGTAGCCCATGGCCCTGAGCCCCGCAAACCTCCCCCAGCCCACGGCTCTGCTCCCCCGTACCAAAGGTCCGCCAGTCCTGTTCTCCGTCTCAAGCTTGCCCCAGCGCACGGCTGTGTTCATCCCTCCCCAAACCTCCCCCAGACCCCGGCTCTGTTCTTTACCCCACCTTCCGTGGTTCCCTTGCTTCCCCCCCCCGCCCCCGTAAATAGCCCTGTCTCTGCCGCCCCGCCTCCTTCATGGCCCTACTCCCCCTCATCTCCCCCAGCCCATGGTCCTGCTCCCCCATGCCcatttccctccttctcccccagccTCTTGCAGTGCACCCCCCGTGCCCCCCAGCCCATGGCCCGCGGGTCCTTGGGAGCAGCCGCCTCCCCGCTCCGGGCTGCCTGCCCTTCCTCCACCCCTCGTGGCTGGCGTTTTCAGGGAGCCGGAGGTGTTCCGGCTTGGTGCCCATCATTTCCTCGGCCCTGCATGCCCCGGGTGGCCCTTCAGTTGGGATTTGTGGGGTTTAGAAGTTCTTTTGCTACTCGTCCGCTGGTGCTGTGCGGGGGAGCAGCGGGCTCCTTCGGACTGGGGTACGGTGGGAAGGATGATGCTCGTTTTGCCTGCAGAAGGGTTcggaaaaatgaaattttcttcgGCGCTCCCTGCAGCATGTGATGGAGACAGTGTGGGCTGTGGTTTGGTGGTGTGAGGTGGGTAAACAAGATGTGCAGCTGGGTTATGGAGCGGTATCGGTCTGTACCGTAGTGTAGAAACAGGTCGGGAGGCAAGATGGAGATAACAGCCCTCTAAGCTTAGATTTATGTGCATCTGTCCCCGCAGGAGCACTACAGAGACTTCAGCTGCTTAGGATGCACAAAATAGGGAAGGAAAGCACCAGCGTAAGGAAGTCTGCAGATATTCTTCCTTAACTGTTGGTGGAGTTAAACAGAGCGAAGAGTATTTGCTAGGAATATGTATTTTGTGGAGAAATTTGCAACCTGTTTTGCATGATAACTTGCTGAGCTTCACGTCGTGTGCTTTTTCAACTGGAGTATCCTGTCGCTATTTTGGATGGGATTCAGGGTAGCAGAGTGTGATGTAGAGCTGCTGAAACAGAGCTGCCTAAAACCATTTTGTGTTGGTGGCCTAGCTGGTCTTTAAATGATGTGTAATCAAAAAGTCTGGATGGAAAAGCTGCTACTGAGATTGTTGCCTGAAAGATTTATTTGTGTGCTTCTTGAGGAGTGGAGCTTGAATAGACAGACATCATTCTTGCAGTTAACATTTTGGATTTAGTGTGTTGTGTGGTGAGGCAGGGAGGCTGGCAGTACTTGTCACTTAGTACAGAGCAGTCCCTAACTCAGTATCCACGTCTGACCAAGTGTGTGGTAGAGATTTGTGTATATTCTGTTTTATTAGTCACTACTGAGGTTATGCTGTtcggctgtcccctcctgggggtactttgtcttttctttcctctgatgAGGAGACTAAAATTTATGAATATATCTGCTGGGAAGACTCTGGCACAAGCACTGtccctttctctgtgctgctgctgtttggatTTCTGTGTGATAGACGATGCCTTCAGCAGAGCATTTTTTCAAGTGGTAATTAATGCATGTTTATGTGGTATAACTGTGTTTCTGAATAAGACACTTGGGTGCTAGTTGATGTGTCAAGCTCGTGTGGAAGTGGGAGGAGGATGTGAAGCACTGGATGTAGTTATCTCCTTAGCACGTGACTTGTGTTAGTCTTTTCATGTATTAATGATTTCTGTTACCTAACTGTGGCTCAGCTCATTTGTCAATCACAAAGACTTGAAAACCAAAATAGCAGTCTAAAAACATGTTTCAAGAGCTGAGAGGATGAGTAAAACCTTCACAGATAATTTGCTAACTTTTATTGGACACTGAGTCATGAGAACAGTAGCTCTGATTGATGGGAACGATTTATCTAGAAAAGGAGTGTATTGTATGTCTTCTGTGAGCTCTTCAACTacttcttaaatatttaaaaatggaatagTTAAAGAGCTTGTGGTAAAGCAACAACTCTTCACTCCTTTAAATTACAGCTCCACCAGGCTGTATTTTTGGTAAACCTCCTTTTGCTAACTCTTTCTTTCTGacagcagcttttaaatccTCGTGGTAGTGCCATGTGTTGCATGTaagaaaaacagacatttgGGTTGTGGTGATTGCCTTGCAATTTTGCTGGAAAGAGTTTAGTGTTGTACTGATACTCCCCGAATCACAAAGTCTTTTAACCTCAGGGTGCTTGAGGTTCACTGACAGGAATTGTGGTGTGGTTAGCTGCTGTGAGAAAATACCAAGTGACTTCCTGAAAGAGTTCCTTCCACTGCAAGGAGAACTGTACCCTGTAAAGAGAAGATTATAGACTTGTTAGTTCAGGCTGCTTTAAACATAAGCTCCAACCAACGTGTGCTCCTTGAACAGCTTACTTAATACTCAGCTGCTCAAGAGAGGTTGGACAGCTCTGGAGAAGAACATGCTTTGAATGTTAAGCAATTTGGGACTTTCAGTGGAGTTGTTATTACTGATTctgagaattttgttttctacgTAGAGTGGCACTGCCTTTCCAGCACTGGATTTTATTGGCAATGTaaagcttctttctttttacatttGGAGTTCTTACATTTGGTGTTCATAGGAGTGTCTAGGCATACTTGCTAGACAAAAGACTTGAAATAACCTGAAATTCAAACTCCCCTTTCAGCAGCAGTTGTTTATATTTGAGTACAAGACTGCTGTCTAATATGAAGAGAGCAAGTGGTAAACTGGGTCCTAAATTCATTTGTCCATATGTTTGCACAGGGATTTCTTGCCTTGTGTTATTCTAAGTTACATGTGATACTGTAATAAATAAAGATACATGTGATACTGGATAAAACAGTTCTTGGTGATAGTGCTTCATTACTTTTTCCTCAGTGGATAAAGGTGCTAACATAATGCCTGTTTAATAGCagtttaattaatattattaaccTTAGACTTTACCATAGTAAAATCTGCCTCCCATGTTCACACCGTCACTGCTTGATCAACATTAAACATTTCTTATATGAAGTATATTGTGTGCTTaagaatggggagaaaaaatatgaattccTTTCAGTGGTTTTTAGATTACTGAAAATACATCGAGGTTCCATGGTGTGGTGATTTGCAAGGGTAGGTAATAGCTGAATGTGTCAGTTCCAGTTTCTCACAATACAGGTTGAGACTagcattatatttttattaactttagCAATATGGAAAACCAAGGAAAGATGGTGAGGACATTAATTTGTAATCCTTCATGAAAAGACTTGAAAACACTTTAACCAAGATGATGCACACATTATTAATAGTCTATAACGATACTAATATACTTAGTACTAATATGTTGGTGCAGCAGGTGTTGAGCATCTCaagtagtttttatttattcatttaaagggaaataattactttaattgGTAAGAATGCCATACCAGATGTTATGTAGTTATGAATTGCTGTGTTCCAGAGCACTTTGTGATCTTTATTCTAGTTTtcctattaaaaagaaatttttaaaaagcattttgtaaatgctaattttaattttgaagtgaTGATTATTAGGTGATTATGAAGAAATAATCTAAGTCTTAGAGAAAATGAGATTGCACTGCCTTGAGAAAGTTATTTCTAAATGTACAAAGATACACTGGAAAGTGCATGAGTGGGAGAAAATGGGAGAAGGTACAaaccttgttttattttttttgcattcttgtcatttttaaaagtactgtttcctgaaaataaagcaatttagGGTAGAGTAAAAACTGCTGAACTACAGGAACCTTAGAGGTGTCTAATTGTAGCTCTCCAACTTTGCAGCCCCTTGAATGCTGGTGTTGTGTATGTTGAGAACAATGTTACACCCCTTGAATGCTGGTGTTGTGTATGTTGAGAACAATGTTACAGGAGTTATACTCAGTCTTGGAGTTGAGGCAGCAATAGTGTCTTAACACTTTTGTTGCTGTTGAAGGCTGAGATAAATTACTTGAAAAATGCATGTGCTGCAAAACCATTGTTTCGTCTAGGGAAATACAAGACTACAACTGTTCAGGCCAGTTTagacagggtttggagcaacctgggagagtggaaggtgtccctgcccatggcagggggtggaattggatgggctttaaggtcctttcctacccaaaccattctgggattctctaATACTTGTTACATTATGTCAAAAATCAAAAGAATGATGGCATAGTTCAGATATTTAGGCATCATTGACCAGAGCTGAAGAAACCCCCAGATAACACATAAGACAATTGCATCTTGAAGCCATAATTATAATTGGCCTCTTTGAGCTTTTGTTATGTTTGCATGGTGGAACTGTGGCTCAAAGGATGTAATTTGACAGGATCAGTCTGATTCTCCAAATAGCCATCTTGCTTCAGATTTCTGGGTGAGCACAACAGAGCATGGGAATGTgctgtttttgttggtttgctGGGGGATTAAATCGGGGTGATTCAGGCATGGGGAATCTGCCCACATAGCTGGTGAGTAAGTGTATCCAGGTGAATTCTGAGCTTGCATAAACACAGTAAGTGTTTGGTGACTCGGGTGAGGATTGTTTCCTGTAACAGCCAGGGCAACGTGTTGGGGACAAGTCTCTTAATGCCCTTTTCTGCTGATTGTGCACGTGCACCTTTGTGCCCTGAGCTCTTAAGCTGGCTCAAAGGTAACCCTCTGGGgatgctgaggccctggcacagggtgcccagagaagctgtggctgcccctggatccctggaagtgtccaaggccaggttggcttggagcaacctggaatagcgagaggtgtccctgcccatggaggaGGTGAAATTGGATGATATTGAAGGTCCCTTGtaaaccaaaccattctgtgatccaCTCTTCTTGTTTATAGActtaaaatgtgaagaaattGGTCAAATGCAGCCCATATTTTGATGTCTACATGGCTCATATGCAAATggaaagatatttctttttaatgtggaAGATGGCAGACTCCAACATGTGGGTAAACAAGAAGATTCAATTGCTTGATGTTAACTCTACTTGCATGGTAAATTAAAAACTGGGTTTGATAGTTGTCTGAAGTTCCTGGAATGTCTTGTTCTGGCTTTAAATTATATGCTCCATTGCTGTTTGCTGCAAAAGCTGCGTGATTATATATCAGATGCTTTTGAGCAAGCGCAGAAGAGTTACAGATCAAGAGGAAAGCCTTAAGCCACTAACTTGTGAGGATAACTTCATTCCCTGGGGGAGAAAGGGAGACCTGCTGTGGATCAGCTGATGTTGATGGAGCAAATGTGTTGTGAGACTTTAGTTTTCAGGGAGTGTGCCAGCCTTCTCCCACCGTTTGCTTTGGGGGATTAGTTGAAAGCAGCAGGCAATAATGCTGATACAAGAGTTCGTGCTGCTGTGTATACATGtcactgtttttatttctatttaaattgGCAAATGAGTCCTACTCCCTAAGAGGGGGCACTCAGCAGTTCAGCAGATAGGACATTGGATTTGCTTTTGCTCAACTCAAGCACTTGGGAAAAGGAAACACTTTGGTGTCTGGTTTGCTGTGTGTTCTGCGTTGTACTGAGCAGTAAACAAAATGGCAATTGTGGTTTCTGAAAGGTGACATCGGTGCACAAGATGTGTCTTCATGGGACTTATTTTCCAATTAGGAAAAGTGCTTCTTTTCCAGCACTTGAAGTGGCCGTGGTCTTAGCCTTAACTTTGCCACCTGAACGAATAGGTTTGTGTCTTTGATCATGATGTGAAAACTGAGGTGAGAATACGAGGTATGTCATGAATTGCTAATATTTAAGGGATGCACTTATAACTGTCAGACTGCAGTATGTTTGTAAGTGAAATTTAAAAGTcccacattttttttgtctagTGAGAGAGGCCTGGAGTGGTGCCAGGCAGTTGAAAACTCCCCAGACTTCAGGAATACTCTGTTCTCTACTGTGTCACCACTAGGATTGGTTTTTTCCTTACCAATAAGCAAGGTGAATGGTAGTGTTGATATTTTGGGCAAATCTTTGAAGAAAAGGTAATGTAAGCtccaaaaaaatctcagaactCAGTTGCATCTCAACTGTGTAACCTTTTGCTGACAGTGCATTTCAAACATCCCTTTCTGCAATTGTTATTTTCCATGTGAAGGGTTTTCTGTGTGACCTTGGTACACACAGCTCTACATCAGTTGTGGAACAAATCCAAAATGATTGCTTAGTAATCTTCAGTGGATAAAGTTTTCTGTTCTGAGACAGCAAGTGGTATATTCAATAGTTTTGATAATCCTAATGTCTGTGGGAGTAAGAGATTTGTCTTCTATTATATTAGTTTTTGTCCTTGACTGCCTTCAAGCACTGTTTGTACTTTGTGTCACCTGTACTGAGGGAGAACTGTGGCTCAGCTTCTCTTTTGTGTTCTTGCCTGTCCTCACACCATGAAATAGAGCAAAGACAGTGCCAGATGTGGACAAGTTGGAATGCTGCTGATTTTTGATGTAAAGACTTTTGTGATTTCTGAACCAATGGAGACTGAAAAGGAGGCTTGTTGTAACTTAGTATTTCCCTGTGTCTGTAAGGAGAGACTTTTCAACTCCTTCTTAGTATTTTTTGATCTGAAGTTATATGCAGTTAATTTGTGCTTCTCTTGTAATTGTGCTAAGGTTATAAAAGCAGCATAAATCTTGTGATCCATGTTAGAAATAAGATAACAT is a window encoding:
- the LOC107207220 gene encoding formin-like protein 5, yielding MARPLRSGPFTLRPPGGGGGKPGPPPPPHSPDTPPAPCRAGSSALASQRAVTSRRRQRGGARPPPAPWREGGRKDPHSRSRSRRLFSPSRLPAPVLPPPPPPQHRRAHTDVQPMVGGPPPHARAPPRQPMAGASRPPSRSPRVLLRLPRFTLAQATPLRMTSARRPRTAPPLGTLGNVVPKGGVEGGSGLCRSASPQTPEPPLAPAPLCSALGTRGSPHERSAALTPQGRTKPLTVSPTPAALRGWSPEGDESGFVPKELVSVL